The genomic interval GAAATCATGAAGGAAATCATCGGCCGCGACATCGCCACCGACATGTCCTCACCTGCGTAACCAGAACACTGCGTAACCAGAACACTGCGTGACCAGAACACGTAACGAGAACACTACGTAGACGGAAACTTCCGTGGCCGGACCCATCCAAGGAGACGAGCCCGGCGGCGGGCCCAGTTCACAGGAACTGATCCAGCAACACGAGGCTGACGAAGTAAGCAACTGCCGGGGGTCCATGCGGCCACCCGGCGTAAGCGAACTGAGGTGAATTGTATGGCCAAGCCCGTACTTCTCGTGCACGGTGCCTTCACCGGAGCATGGGCGTGGGACAAAGTAGTCGCCGAACTGGAACAGCGCGGCATACGGGTAAATACCGTGGATCTTCCGAGCCGCGGTCCGGACGGAACGCTCGAGCGAGATGCCCAGGCAGTGCGCGACGCGCTGAAAGATTTCGAGGAGCCGGCCGTCTTGGTCGGCCACTCGTACGGTGGTGCTGTGATTACCCGTGCCTCCGCGGACAACGACGGCGTGGCACATCTGGTCTATGTCTGTGCCGCCCTGCCGCAGGCCGGCGAATCGGTAAGCGACCTCCTGAGCCGCGACCCGGAGCCACAGGGCGA from Rhodococcus sp. 4CII carries:
- a CDS encoding alpha/beta fold hydrolase, with amino-acid sequence MAKPVLLVHGAFTGAWAWDKVVAELEQRGIRVNTVDLPSRGPDGTLERDAQAVRDALKDFEEPAVLVGHSYGGAVITRASADNDGVAHLVYVCAALPQAGESVSDLLSRDPEPQGDLTAALEPREDGTATLKREAARETMFNDAPDEQVAPILDKMGPHALGTLGETATGLGWQQHPATYVITLQDKMFSVALQHEFASHVDTVVKVDAGHGPMFTKPAEIAEAIAAAAS